CAGGACCTGGCGGTTCGCGTACTGGTCACCCTCCGAGTGGACCTGCTCGGCAGGCTGCTCGGCACCGGACAGGCGGACCTCCTTCAGAACCCCGTCGCCATCGGCACATTGGGCAGAGCACAGCTCGTCGAAGTCGTGGAGCGCCCCGGGGCCCTCGTCGGCCTCAGCTTCGAGCACGGAGTCGTCGACTCCATCGTGAGCGAGACCGGGACGGACGACGCACTACCGCTGCTCGCCTACCTCCTCCAGGAGTTGTACTTCGCCTCCGGCCCTGGCGGGATGGTGACCGAGGCGCTGTACCGGCGGCTCGGGGGCGTGCCCGGCGCGCTGGCGCGTCAGGCAGACAACGCCGTAGCCGGGCTCGGGGCGGGCGTGGGCATCGACGTTGTCCTCCGTGTCCTGCTCAGGTTCGTGACCGTGGAGGGGCAGGACGCTGTACGCCGCCATGTGCCACTGTCCGAACTCGACGAACGGGACCTCCATGTCGTCGATGCCTTTGTCGAGGCGAGGCTGCTGCGCACCGACATCACGGGCAGCGGCTCCGCAGCCGGTAGCGAGCCCTGTGCGCAGGTGACGCACGAGGCTCTGTTCCGCCAGTGGGCCCCGCTGCGCCAGGAGGTCGAGGCGCGGGCCGAACGACTGCGTGAGCGCGCCGAACTGGAGCGGTGGGCGGCCGACTGGGAGCGGGCCGGACGCAGCGACGACTATCTCCTCACCGGGGAACGCCTCACGGCTGCCCGGCGCTGGCTCGAAGCACTGGAGGAGTCCGGACAGGCGTCCGCACCCGCCCGCTCACTCGTCGAATCCTCGCAACGCCGCGACCTGTCCTTCCTCAGCCGCGTCTCCGACAGCATCGGCCGCCAGGTTCTTCTGAACGCGGAGAGCGAACCGGAGCGCTCCCTGCTGCTCTCACTCGCCGCAATCGGTGAGTGCACGCCCACGCCCTCGGCCAGGCGCGGGCTGATGGCGGCGCTGGCGGCGAGTCATCTCCGCGCGCGGCTCGACGGTCACACTGACACTGTCCGTCACATCGCCTGGTCCCCGGACGGGCGCATGCTGGCCACGGCGTCCAGGGACGGCACGGCCCGCGTTCACGACGCGGGGTCCGGACGCGCACTGCTGGTGCTGCCGTGCGACGGAGTCATGGTCGAGTCCGTTGCCTGGTCACCGGACTCGGCGAGGCTGGCAACCGCCGGCCGTGAACGTGTCGTACGGATCTGGGATGCCACCACAGGGGAGCCGGTCCGGCTGCTCACCGGTGCCGGAGACCTCGGCAGGCAGGTGGCCTGGTCGCCGGACGGCCGGCACGTCGCGGCGAGCTCCAAGGACCGGATCGTACGGGTCTGGGAGGCCGACACCGGGCGGCTCGCGCACGAACTGCACGGGCATGACGAGGACGTGTGGGGTGTTGCCTGGTCACCGGACGGCATCCGCCTCGCATCCGCCTCACACGATCAGACCGCGATCGTGTGGGACCTGACGACCGGTACGGCGGCCACCACACTCACCGGCCACTCGGACTTCGTCGAGGGCATCGCCTGGTCACCGGACGGAAGGCACATCGCCACCGGCTCCGGGGACCACACCGCTCGCATCTGGGACGCCGGTACCGGCGACCTGCGCCTGTTGCTGCGAGGACACACCGACTACGTGTGGAACCTCGCCTGGTCTCCGGACGGGCGAATGCTGGCGAGCGCCTCCTCCGACCGCACGGTGCGCATTGTCGGCACCGAGGACGCCAAGGTCCTGGCCGTGCTGCGAGGCCATGCCGACACGGTGTGGGGCGTCGCATGGTCACCCCGCGGGACCATGCTCGCCACCAGTTCCACCGACGGCACCGGCATGGTGTGGGACCTGCGCCCGCGTGGCGCCGAAGTCCTACTGGCCGACGGACACCGTGGCCCCGTGAACCAGGCCGCATGGTCCGGCGACGGCAGCCGTATCGCCACGGCCTCAGACGATGGCACCGTACGGGTGTGGGACGCGGTAACCGGAGTTCCGGCCGGACCGGTGATCGAGTGGGAGGGCCGGGTCTGGGCCGTCGCCTGGGCTCCGCAGGGGGAACGGCTCGCGTTCAGCGCCAACGACGGCCTGTTCCGGATCGTCGACGGGCACGGCGGCACGCTGTTCGAGCGACACGGTGAGGTCATCGAGGGCTGTGCTTGGTCTCCGGACGGCGGCCGGATCGCCGCCGGCGGCCACGACGGCGCCGTGCGGGTGCTGTCCGCGTCGGACGGGACCGAGCTGCTGAAACTGACGGGACATCAGGACTGGGTGGGGCGCGTGGCATGGTCGCCGAGCGGACGGCTGCTCGCCAGCTGTTCCGACGACCGTACCTGTCGGCTGTGGGACATCGGGGAGGGGCAGCAGTTCACCGTGCTGCGCGGTCACGACAACTACGTGGAGGACGTCAGTTGGTCTCCGGATGAGACGAGGATCGCCACCGCTTCCGGCGACTGGACGGCCGCCGTGTGGGACGTCGCCACCGGACGGCGCATCGATGTGCTGAAGGGTCACGAGGGGCGGCTCCGTGCCGCCGCCTGGTCGCCGGACGGCCGGCACATCGCCACGGGGGGAGACGACCGCACCGTACGCGTCTGGTCCGCCGCCACTTTTGAGGAGATCGCCGTCGTCGGTGTGCACCAGGACAAGGTGACCTCCGTGGCCTGGTCCCCGGACGGCGCACGGCTGCTCACGGGCTCGGCCGACGGGACGTCGCGCGCGTGGCTGGCGGTGCCGGACTATGACCGGCTGGAAGCGACGGCCCGGGGAAGGGTCTTCCGTGCTCTGACCCGCGAGGAGCGGCGGCAGCAACTTCTGCCGCTCGACCCACCGTGACCCCCTGAATCAGTAGACCGATTCCACCGTGCGCTCCTCGGTGTGGACCAGGTAGCCGTCCGGGTCCAGGCCCATGGCTTTGCGCTCGGGCGACGACCAGTACAGCGCGTTGCGCTCGGCGAACGTCTCCGGACCGTCGTACGAGATCAGCCAGACGAACTGGTTGCGTTCCCGGTCCACCCAGGCCCCTCCGATCCCGAACCCCAACGCCAGCCGCAACGGCACGATCTCCTCCCGCCAACGCTCCACCCACTCGTCGAGCATGCCCGCTCGGACGGTGTACGTACGCAACTGCGTGGTCTTCGGCATACAGACATCTTCTCCGACCTCGCAGACTTCCTGTGCCCGACGAAGCTCCGCGCGCTCCGTGCAACGGCCGTCAGCTGGGCGTCAAGGAGCGCAACTCGCGATCGGGACACCTTCTCCAAGGGGCAGAGTGATCCGCCCGGTCATGAGGATTTCGTGGTTCGCGAACAGCGCGTCGAGTGCGAAGCGTCGACGGACGCGGGCGGTCCACTTGGCGTCCGTCAGGTTGGTGTATGCAGCGACCACGCGGGCGCGGCTCGCCTGGGTGAGGATCCATCGGGCCTGGTCCGGGTTCTGGGTTCGGCCGCCGAGGTCGCGGGCGAGCCGCCACAGCTCCTCGCCGTCGGACTGTTCGTCGACGACGGTGACGAGCCCGATGTCGCCGAGGCCTCGTGGGTCACTGGAGTGGGTGGTGTAGGCGACGGTGAGGTGGCCGAGGGGGAACATGGTGACGCGGCTGGTCGCGGTGAGCTCGGTGAGGAGCATGGGCAGTCCGTTCTGGCACGGAGCGAGGCGGCCCGGCCACGGGTACGGTCGGCCCGCACGGACGGGGGAGCGGGTGTCAGCAGCCGTCGCCGTCGCCGCAGC
The window above is part of the Streptomyces sp. NBC_00425 genome. Proteins encoded here:
- a CDS encoding nSTAND1 domain-containing NTPase; this encodes MQVALQVMLALVACLLGIATNYATSTDKAPWVLEAIQRFSVPAIGVLILALVVGQVVVYRLEHPAPARIEWPRERVPYPGLDAFDEDEAAVYFGREAQAVELTRRLHATTTRPAERFLVLVGASGSGKSSLVRAGVVPRLRDRRWTVVPAFAPGPNPLGALAGALAAAADGQEPASAVLRRLRQGPDALRAELSRLRGGRFRRILLVVDQFEEVVTLTGEHERAQFLEALRTCVEQDLAVRVLVTLRVDLLGRLLGTGQADLLQNPVAIGTLGRAQLVEVVERPGALVGLSFEHGVVDSIVSETGTDDALPLLAYLLQELYFASGPGGMVTEALYRRLGGVPGALARQADNAVAGLGAGVGIDVVLRVLLRFVTVEGQDAVRRHVPLSELDERDLHVVDAFVEARLLRTDITGSGSAAGSEPCAQVTHEALFRQWAPLRQEVEARAERLRERAELERWAADWERAGRSDDYLLTGERLTAARRWLEALEESGQASAPARSLVESSQRRDLSFLSRVSDSIGRQVLLNAESEPERSLLLSLAAIGECTPTPSARRGLMAALAASHLRARLDGHTDTVRHIAWSPDGRMLATASRDGTARVHDAGSGRALLVLPCDGVMVESVAWSPDSARLATAGRERVVRIWDATTGEPVRLLTGAGDLGRQVAWSPDGRHVAASSKDRIVRVWEADTGRLAHELHGHDEDVWGVAWSPDGIRLASASHDQTAIVWDLTTGTAATTLTGHSDFVEGIAWSPDGRHIATGSGDHTARIWDAGTGDLRLLLRGHTDYVWNLAWSPDGRMLASASSDRTVRIVGTEDAKVLAVLRGHADTVWGVAWSPRGTMLATSSTDGTGMVWDLRPRGAEVLLADGHRGPVNQAAWSGDGSRIATASDDGTVRVWDAVTGVPAGPVIEWEGRVWAVAWAPQGERLAFSANDGLFRIVDGHGGTLFERHGEVIEGCAWSPDGGRIAAGGHDGAVRVLSASDGTELLKLTGHQDWVGRVAWSPSGRLLASCSDDRTCRLWDIGEGQQFTVLRGHDNYVEDVSWSPDETRIATASGDWTAAVWDVATGRRIDVLKGHEGRLRAAAWSPDGRHIATGGDDRTVRVWSAATFEEIAVVGVHQDKVTSVAWSPDGARLLTGSADGTSRAWLAVPDYDRLEATARGRVFRALTREERRQQLLPLDPP
- a CDS encoding NIPSNAP family protein, whose translation is MPKTTQLRTYTVRAGMLDEWVERWREEIVPLRLALGFGIGGAWVDRERNQFVWLISYDGPETFAERNALYWSSPERKAMGLDPDGYLVHTEERTVESVY